One genomic segment of Anaerosporomusa subterranea includes these proteins:
- a CDS encoding MaoC family dehydratase — protein MYEKKAFAQFHIGDKESFSKTVTEADVINFAGISGDFNPLHMNVEYAKTTMFKARIAHGALVSSFISTAGAMFIGLGGIYVSQLSKFKAPVYIGDTITATMEVVDTIPTKNMLKMHTYCMNQNGKVVIDGEAVVMVSA, from the coding sequence ATGTACGAAAAGAAAGCGTTTGCACAATTCCATATCGGCGACAAAGAGAGTTTTTCCAAAACGGTTACTGAGGCCGATGTTATCAACTTTGCCGGAATAAGTGGTGATTTTAATCCGTTGCACATGAATGTTGAATATGCAAAAACGACAATGTTTAAAGCCAGGATTGCGCATGGAGCGCTTGTCAGCAGTTTTATTTCGACTGCAGGTGCCATGTTTATTGGTCTAGGGGGCATTTATGTATCCCAACTTTCGAAGTTTAAGGCGCCGGTATATATTGGTGATACCATTACCGCGACGATGGAGGTTGTTGACACAATTCCCACCAAAAACATGTTGAAAATGCATACATACTGTATGAATCAGAACGGGAAAGTCGTCATCGACGGCGAAGCGGTCGTAATGGTATCGGCATAA
- a CDS encoding acyl-CoA dehydrogenase family protein, producing the protein MFNMSFSDEQKDLQKLVREFTQKRIFPEAKELDRAGEFAGELFKEIVEMGLHCMNAPQEYDGPGFDSVTCVMLTEELAKGDVGFATTVAANGLAAYPVLLAGTAEQKKLFFDIINQGKLAAFCLTEPNAGSDAGSVATIARREGDEYILDGTKCFITNGGVADVYTVFATVDRSKGLKGLSAFLVERGRAGVSVGKEEDKMGIRTSNTTEVIFQNVRIPASNLLGKEGNGFKIAMETLDISRPVVGALGVGLGQAAVEMSAKYAIERSQFGKPIGSFQAIQFMLADMAIQVEAARWLTYRAAYLRDAGQPFTKEAAMAKTLASDVAMKVSVDAVQIFGGYGYSREYPVEKLMRDAKILQLFEGTNQVQRMVIAGQLLK; encoded by the coding sequence ATGTTCAACATGTCCTTTAGCGATGAACAAAAAGATTTGCAAAAGCTGGTAAGGGAATTTACCCAAAAACGCATTTTCCCAGAGGCTAAGGAACTTGACCGTGCAGGAGAGTTCGCCGGAGAACTATTTAAAGAAATTGTGGAAATGGGCTTGCATTGTATGAATGCGCCACAAGAGTATGATGGTCCGGGTTTCGATTCTGTTACTTGCGTCATGCTCACCGAGGAACTGGCCAAGGGTGATGTGGGCTTTGCCACAACCGTAGCAGCCAACGGGTTGGCTGCATACCCCGTGTTGTTAGCGGGAACAGCTGAACAGAAGAAGTTGTTCTTTGACATCATTAATCAAGGAAAACTTGCCGCCTTTTGCCTTACCGAGCCTAATGCCGGGTCAGACGCTGGCTCGGTAGCAACCATAGCACGCCGGGAGGGCGACGAATATATATTGGATGGGACGAAATGTTTTATTACCAATGGCGGCGTGGCCGATGTATACACAGTGTTTGCCACGGTGGATCGCAGCAAAGGCTTGAAAGGTCTCAGCGCCTTCTTAGTGGAGCGGGGCAGAGCGGGTGTATCGGTTGGTAAAGAAGAAGACAAGATGGGAATTAGGACCTCGAATACGACCGAAGTTATTTTTCAAAATGTGAGGATTCCAGCAAGCAACCTGTTGGGTAAAGAAGGCAACGGATTTAAAATCGCCATGGAAACATTAGATATTTCCCGCCCGGTTGTTGGCGCCTTAGGCGTAGGCCTTGGGCAGGCGGCAGTGGAAATGTCTGCAAAGTACGCTATAGAAAGATCGCAATTTGGCAAACCGATCGGATCCTTCCAGGCTATTCAATTCATGCTTGCTGATATGGCCATTCAAGTCGAAGCCGCAAGATGGCTAACCTATCGCGCTGCATATTTGAGAGATGCGGGGCAGCCGTTTACGAAGGAAGCGGCCATGGCCAAGACACTAGCGAGTGATGTCGCCATGAAAGTCAGCGTAGACGCTGTCCAAATCTTTGGCGGGTATGGCTATAGCCGGGAATATCCAGTCGAGAAACTCATGCGGGATGCGAAGATTTTGCAGCTTTTTGAAGGAACTAACCAAGTCCAACGCATGGTTATCGCTGGACAACTGCTAAAATAA
- a CDS encoding enoyl-CoA hydratase/isomerase family protein, giving the protein MDKFVSCAKQDRVVTITISRPNALNALSVSVCEQLTETMQAIIADETVHAVIIQGEGENFIAGADISSMATANVLEAEAYARLVGRCLQTVSECPVPVIASIRGYALGGGMELALACDLRLAGQSAKLGFPEINLGIIPGAGGTQRLPRVTGTAKAMELILLGQIIDAQTALSMGLLNAVYLDDILTAKTTELAAKIAAKPLQAVKKVKQAVQAALNLDIRQGLAYEISCLIPLFSTYDQKEGMAAFVEKRKPIFIGK; this is encoded by the coding sequence ATGGATAAATTCGTATCGTGCGCTAAGCAGGACCGGGTTGTAACAATTACAATAAGTCGCCCCAATGCCCTAAATGCGTTAAGTGTTAGCGTGTGCGAACAACTTACTGAAACCATGCAAGCCATTATTGCTGATGAAACAGTACATGCTGTCATCATACAGGGAGAGGGCGAAAATTTTATCGCAGGCGCTGATATTAGCAGCATGGCTACCGCAAATGTGCTTGAGGCTGAAGCGTACGCAAGGCTGGTAGGTCGGTGCCTGCAAACGGTATCCGAGTGCCCTGTGCCCGTAATAGCCAGCATTCGCGGCTATGCGCTCGGCGGAGGCATGGAACTGGCGTTGGCCTGCGACCTGCGTCTGGCTGGCCAAAGTGCCAAGTTAGGATTTCCTGAAATTAATCTAGGTATCATACCGGGAGCTGGCGGTACGCAAAGGCTGCCGCGAGTAACGGGGACAGCTAAAGCCATGGAATTGATTCTGCTCGGACAGATTATTGATGCGCAAACAGCACTTTCTATGGGCCTGCTTAATGCGGTTTACCTGGATGACATCTTGACGGCAAAGACAACCGAATTGGCAGCCAAAATTGCAGCTAAACCTTTACAAGCCGTAAAAAAAGTAAAGCAAGCCGTTCAAGCCGCTCTGAATTTAGATATACGCCAAGGCCTAGCTTATGAAATTAGCTGTCTAATTCCTCTCTTTAGTACGTATGACCAAAAAGAAGGAATGGCAGCATTCGTAGAAAAAAGAAAGCCCATTTTCATTGGAAAATAG
- the fabG gene encoding 3-oxoacyl-ACP reductase FabG: MRGLQGKVVIVTGGANGIGRATAVRFAEEGAKIVVADFADGAAVLAEIAAIGGEAAYVQVDVTKPESVQAMVDLALEKFGQIDVLVNNAGITKDAMMKKMTKEVFDLVINVNLNGVFNCASAVLPHMLSRKAGVVLTASSIAGIYGNLGQTNYAATKWAVIGMTKTWAKEMAKDGLRFNCVAPGVIATEMVKKIPEQVLKEKLLIKVPAGRLGEPEEIAAAYAFLASDDAKYINGTVLSIDGAMTI, encoded by the coding sequence ATGCGAGGACTACAGGGTAAAGTGGTTATTGTCACTGGCGGTGCTAACGGTATCGGACGGGCTACAGCAGTTCGGTTTGCTGAGGAAGGCGCTAAAATTGTCGTGGCTGATTTTGCTGACGGAGCAGCCGTACTGGCCGAGATTGCGGCTATCGGCGGTGAGGCAGCGTATGTGCAAGTTGATGTTACAAAACCGGAGAGCGTACAGGCGATGGTTGATCTCGCGTTAGAGAAGTTTGGACAGATTGATGTATTGGTCAATAACGCGGGTATCACGAAAGATGCAATGATGAAAAAGATGACTAAGGAAGTGTTTGATCTCGTCATCAATGTCAATCTAAATGGTGTATTTAACTGCGCATCGGCGGTTTTGCCCCATATGCTTAGCCGAAAAGCCGGCGTTGTGCTGACCGCATCATCCATTGCCGGCATTTATGGAAATCTGGGTCAGACCAATTACGCGGCTACTAAGTGGGCAGTCATCGGTATGACGAAAACCTGGGCCAAAGAAATGGCCAAAGACGGACTCCGGTTCAATTGTGTGGCTCCTGGCGTTATTGCTACTGAAATGGTCAAGAAAATCCCGGAACAGGTGCTAAAGGAAAAATTACTGATTAAAGTGCCAGCCGGTCGCCTGGGTGAACCGGAAGAAATTGCCGCCGCCTATGCTTTCTTGGCTTCTGATGATGCGAAGTATATCAATGGAACGGTGCTCAGCATTGATGGAGCAATGACTATTTAA
- a CDS encoding acyl CoA:acetate/3-ketoacid CoA transferase, whose protein sequence is MIKVIASNAVGELVHDDATIYTCGFGLAGYAEEVAIGIKESFLATGHPRNLTVYHAAGIGNCRDRGIQHFAKEGLLKRIVAGHFGVGGQDINQLIIENRIEAYNLPQGVLTLMPRNIAGKRPGLITKVGLGTFVDPRVEGGKITNKAVEDLVQVVEFDAEEWLYYKAPKVDVAIIRGSIADEDGNLTLHREGILLETISVAQAAKACGGIVIAQVEHIVKAGSLHPKMVKVPGLFVDYLVVAKPENHYQTMGTYFNPAFAGDIKVPVDSIKPLEMDERKIIARRAAMELVSNAAVNLGIGMPEGIAGVAAEEKVDYLMTLTTEAGMIGGIPAGGLDFGHGVNAEAVIEMAYQFDFYDGGGIDVGFLGLAQMDRFGNINVSKFGPKTAGCGGFINITQTAKKVVYCGTFTAGGLKVKVENSKLVIVQEGKNKKFLQDVEQITFSGKYAAKVGQPVLYVTERAVFQLTAAGVELIEVAPGIDIEKDILQHMDFKPIINQVKQMDPAIFQEIWGGLAAIINAHS, encoded by the coding sequence ATGATTAAAGTAATTGCATCGAATGCAGTTGGCGAGCTAGTTCACGATGACGCGACAATTTATACTTGCGGCTTTGGACTTGCCGGTTATGCGGAGGAAGTAGCAATTGGCATTAAAGAAAGCTTCCTTGCGACTGGCCATCCTCGTAATTTGACGGTCTATCACGCTGCTGGTATCGGCAACTGCAGGGATCGTGGCATACAGCATTTCGCAAAGGAAGGTTTGCTCAAGCGTATTGTTGCTGGGCACTTCGGCGTAGGCGGACAAGACATTAACCAGCTGATTATAGAGAATAGGATTGAAGCATATAACTTGCCGCAAGGTGTTTTGACACTGATGCCGAGAAATATAGCTGGCAAGCGGCCAGGCTTGATAACAAAAGTAGGGTTAGGCACATTTGTCGATCCGCGGGTGGAAGGCGGAAAAATTACTAACAAGGCTGTCGAAGATCTCGTGCAGGTTGTGGAGTTTGATGCAGAAGAATGGCTGTATTACAAAGCGCCTAAAGTCGATGTGGCAATTATTCGCGGCTCTATAGCAGATGAAGATGGCAATCTGACGCTTCATCGTGAAGGCATATTGTTAGAAACGATTTCTGTTGCGCAAGCGGCTAAAGCCTGTGGCGGCATCGTCATTGCCCAAGTGGAGCATATCGTAAAGGCTGGCAGCTTACATCCGAAGATGGTTAAAGTGCCGGGGCTGTTTGTCGATTACCTGGTTGTCGCTAAGCCGGAAAACCATTATCAGACCATGGGTACCTATTTTAATCCTGCTTTTGCCGGCGACATTAAAGTGCCTGTTGATTCCATCAAACCGCTGGAGATGGATGAACGGAAGATTATCGCCCGTAGAGCAGCCATGGAACTTGTGTCCAATGCGGCCGTTAACTTAGGAATCGGCATGCCGGAGGGTATTGCCGGTGTAGCGGCAGAAGAAAAGGTAGATTATCTGATGACCTTGACCACCGAGGCAGGGATGATTGGCGGCATACCGGCTGGTGGGCTGGATTTTGGTCATGGCGTGAATGCCGAGGCAGTCATCGAAATGGCCTACCAGTTTGATTTTTATGATGGCGGCGGCATTGATGTCGGCTTTTTGGGACTGGCGCAAATGGACCGCTTCGGCAATATCAATGTCAGCAAGTTTGGTCCTAAGACAGCAGGCTGTGGCGGTTTCATCAATATAACCCAAACTGCCAAAAAAGTCGTGTACTGCGGTACGTTCACCGCCGGTGGTCTCAAGGTTAAGGTGGAGAATAGCAAGCTCGTCATTGTGCAGGAAGGAAAGAATAAAAAATTCCTCCAAGACGTGGAACAGATCACGTTTAGCGGTAAATACGCCGCCAAAGTAGGTCAGCCCGTGTTGTATGTAACAGAACGCGCCGTCTTCCAATTGACAGCGGCGGGTGTAGAACTGATTGAGGTTGCCCCAGGCATTGATATTGAGAAGGATATTCTGCAGCACATGGACTTCAAACCGATTATAAATCAGGTAAAGCAGATGGACCCGGCTATCTTCCAGGAGATATGGGGCGGCCTGGCAGCAATCATTAACGCTCATTCATAA
- a CDS encoding thiolase family protein produces MEQCVITSAARTAVGSYLGSLKTVPVQTLASAVIKEAIKRSKLEPEHIDSVIMGHALPSAEAPNMARVASLLAGLNEATPAFTVDRQCGSGLQAIISATQEIQTGNAEILIAGGAESMSRAVYYMQPSARYEGFRMGHSMVYDAFAKGVENCQPPELYPGVNMGITAENVVARHGISRQDQDEFALTSQRKAVAAISAGRFTEEIVPFEVVSKKEKIIFETDEYPKPNASLDALAKLKPAFQKDGTVTAGNASGMNDGASAVVVMSETKCRELGLDPLARIVAHAVTGLDPRVMGLGPVSAIQTVLKKAGLQVEDIDLFEINEAFSGQALGVLKELGMYPGSPLYERVNVNGGAVALGHALGSSGSRILTTLIYELKRRGGRYGVASLCIGGGQGIAMLVETVPKEGE; encoded by the coding sequence ATGGAACAATGTGTAATAACTAGCGCCGCTCGGACAGCAGTCGGATCGTATCTTGGCTCTTTAAAAACCGTACCAGTGCAGACGTTGGCTAGCGCTGTAATTAAAGAAGCCATAAAACGGTCAAAACTCGAGCCTGAGCACATCGATTCAGTCATCATGGGCCACGCTTTGCCCTCAGCCGAAGCCCCGAATATGGCGCGGGTCGCGTCCTTACTGGCTGGCCTTAATGAAGCCACACCTGCCTTTACGGTTGACCGTCAGTGTGGCTCCGGTCTGCAGGCAATTATCTCCGCAACGCAAGAGATCCAGACTGGGAATGCTGAGATTCTGATCGCTGGCGGTGCAGAGAGCATGTCCCGCGCTGTGTATTATATGCAGCCTTCCGCACGCTATGAGGGTTTTCGTATGGGACATTCGATGGTTTACGACGCATTTGCCAAAGGGGTTGAAAACTGCCAGCCGCCTGAGCTATATCCCGGCGTCAACATGGGCATTACCGCAGAGAACGTCGTTGCCCGGCACGGCATTTCCCGTCAAGATCAGGATGAGTTTGCCCTTACTAGTCAGCGCAAAGCCGTGGCGGCCATCAGTGCGGGTAGATTTACAGAGGAGATTGTCCCGTTTGAAGTGGTCAGCAAGAAAGAAAAGATCATTTTTGAAACGGATGAGTATCCGAAGCCGAATGCCAGTCTGGATGCATTGGCGAAACTGAAGCCAGCATTTCAGAAAGACGGGACGGTGACTGCTGGTAATGCCTCAGGGATGAATGACGGCGCTTCTGCAGTTGTTGTCATGTCTGAAACAAAATGCCGTGAGTTAGGACTGGATCCTTTGGCACGGATTGTTGCTCACGCGGTTACTGGTTTGGACCCGCGTGTGATGGGCCTTGGGCCGGTGAGCGCTATCCAGACTGTCTTGAAAAAGGCCGGGCTGCAGGTAGAGGATATCGATCTGTTCGAAATCAATGAAGCCTTTTCGGGACAGGCGCTCGGCGTGTTGAAGGAACTCGGAATGTATCCTGGCAGCCCGTTATATGAGCGAGTCAATGTTAATGGTGGCGCTGTTGCGCTGGGGCATGCGCTGGGGTCTAGCGGCAGCCGGATCCTAACGACACTCATTTATGAACTGAAACGTCGTGGTGGACGGTATGGCGTTGCCAGCCTCTGTATCGGCGGCGGTCAAGGAATTGCCATGCTAGTAGAAACAGTTCCCAAGGAGGGCGAGTAA
- a CDS encoding GntP family permease, protein MLLSVVGILLSLAVIVILALRGMGIMLIAPLAVVIVSVFSDMGVLDTLMGPYMKGFVNYASKFYFVFLFASVFGKYMDDSGAAKSVAAGILKIIGHNKPLYVLLAIAFITLTLTLGGVSLFVVIFAVMPIARPLFKEMNIPWHMFIAAFIFGIGSISMTMMPGSPSILNIMPMKYLGTTATAAPLLGLIAAALITLWNVAYMKYALEKCNARGEGYESNEIAATVATAAAEATATRVLPGVFTSLIPPIVLIAALNVFKVDIVWALIIGCLVAAVIFWQYVANPMATWNAGASNTAIPVINTCADVGYGMTVAASSGFKVITDFLMSIPGHPTISLSVATFLMTAITGSASGGMAIVLETLVGKYAAMGLNPEMLHRIVAISAGTFDAMPHNGVIITSLAVAGLTHKQAYKHVWWGHCVGTFFVMVAVVFVGVVLY, encoded by the coding sequence ATGTTATTAAGTGTCGTCGGTATTTTACTTTCTCTAGCGGTCATTGTCATTCTTGCCTTGCGGGGAATGGGAATTATGCTGATCGCGCCTTTGGCAGTAGTCATTGTTTCCGTTTTTTCCGATATGGGAGTGCTGGACACCTTAATGGGCCCATACATGAAGGGCTTTGTGAACTACGCCAGCAAGTTTTACTTTGTTTTCCTATTTGCATCAGTCTTTGGCAAATATATGGACGATAGTGGGGCTGCCAAATCGGTTGCGGCAGGGATACTGAAGATAATCGGCCATAATAAGCCGCTGTATGTACTGCTGGCGATTGCCTTTATCACCCTGACTCTGACGCTGGGTGGAGTAAGCTTGTTTGTCGTCATTTTTGCGGTAATGCCAATCGCCAGGCCGCTATTTAAAGAGATGAACATTCCTTGGCACATGTTTATCGCGGCGTTCATTTTTGGCATTGGCTCAATCTCGATGACGATGATGCCAGGCTCACCATCGATTTTGAACATCATGCCGATGAAATACCTGGGAACAACAGCTACCGCAGCGCCTCTGCTAGGGCTAATTGCCGCAGCGCTTATCACCTTATGGAATGTTGCGTACATGAAGTATGCCTTAGAGAAATGCAATGCCCGCGGTGAAGGCTATGAAAGTAATGAGATTGCTGCTACTGTGGCTACTGCTGCTGCGGAGGCCACGGCTACCCGCGTACTACCGGGAGTATTCACCAGTCTGATTCCACCGATTGTGCTAATCGCCGCATTGAATGTGTTTAAAGTGGATATCGTCTGGGCGTTGATTATCGGTTGCCTGGTGGCGGCTGTGATCTTTTGGCAGTATGTAGCGAATCCGATGGCCACTTGGAATGCAGGCGCCAGTAATACCGCCATCCCTGTTATCAATACATGCGCTGACGTAGGGTATGGCATGACTGTTGCCGCTAGTTCCGGGTTCAAAGTGATTACCGACTTTTTGATGTCAATTCCCGGCCACCCTACGATTTCGTTATCGGTAGCGACATTTCTGATGACAGCCATCACCGGTTCGGCGTCAGGTGGCATGGCGATAGTACTGGAGACATTGGTTGGCAAATACGCCGCCATGGGGTTAAACCCCGAGATGTTGCATCGGATTGTGGCAATATCTGCCGGCACCTTTGATGCTATGCCACATAATGGGGTTATCATCACTTCTTTAGCTGTTGCCGGATTAACCCACAAGCAAGCCTATAAACACGTTTGGTGGGGGCATTGTGTAGGCACGTTCTTTGTGATGGTAGCAGTGGTCTTTGTTGGTGTGGTCCTTTACTAG
- a CDS encoding sigma-54 interaction domain-containing protein, producing the protein MANILQDTDSQGNAVMQNLSETVTLDQIFDNSYDSIWVIDRFGKVVMANRAASRMLQVDHEDIIGKNVRELVEKGVYRPSTALAAIESRTMVTGLVRTAHGLNLMSTSTPLIDENGEITMVVTNSRDKDSVDKFIATLEQERAQTNRYKSAVNYLGDFKLDNKQLIAESTAMRQILYKIGIIAKTDSTIILFGESGTGKEVIARHIHRNSPRVKEPFIPVNCAAIPNELLESEFFGYTRGAFTGANSQGKPGLFELADKGTLFLDEIGEMPLSLQSKLLRVLETGEVQRVGGTTVQKVDVRLLSATNRDLKHMVSQKSFRGDLYYRLNVIPVHIPPLRDRSEDVVALSRCFLEEFNKKYGYAKVLRQQILDVFLAYNWPGNVRELRNVIERLVLTSPTDDLDFEEEFGLSAKDSSPLSLDRNETKISYSGSLKSVLQAVEEEYIHQVLAECNGKIAEAAKKLGIHRTVLYRKVQDK; encoded by the coding sequence ATGGCGAACATTTTGCAAGACACGGATTCACAAGGAAACGCTGTAATGCAGAACTTAAGTGAAACGGTTACTCTTGATCAGATTTTTGATAACTCTTATGACTCGATATGGGTTATTGACCGTTTCGGCAAGGTGGTAATGGCGAATCGGGCGGCAAGCCGGATGTTGCAAGTCGATCATGAGGACATCATTGGGAAAAACGTCAGAGAACTGGTGGAAAAGGGAGTATATCGCCCTTCGACTGCACTGGCAGCTATTGAGAGCAGGACAATGGTTACTGGTCTCGTCAGAACGGCGCATGGTCTCAATCTCATGTCAACAAGCACTCCCCTAATTGATGAAAACGGGGAGATTACGATGGTCGTCACTAATAGCCGGGATAAAGACTCGGTCGATAAATTTATCGCAACATTAGAACAAGAACGGGCTCAAACTAACCGTTATAAAAGCGCTGTCAATTATTTGGGCGATTTTAAGCTGGATAACAAACAACTGATAGCGGAAAGTACAGCTATGCGACAAATCCTTTACAAAATTGGAATAATCGCTAAAACAGATAGCACGATAATTCTTTTTGGCGAGTCAGGGACAGGCAAGGAGGTTATCGCCAGGCATATCCACCGCAATAGTCCCCGGGTTAAAGAACCGTTTATTCCGGTAAATTGTGCTGCTATCCCCAATGAGTTATTGGAATCGGAATTCTTTGGCTACACAAGAGGAGCATTTACCGGTGCTAACTCACAAGGGAAGCCGGGTCTATTTGAGCTTGCCGATAAGGGGACATTGTTCCTCGATGAGATTGGCGAAATGCCGCTATCGCTGCAATCTAAGCTGTTACGAGTATTAGAAACGGGGGAAGTGCAACGCGTGGGCGGAACCACGGTGCAAAAAGTGGATGTGCGATTATTGTCCGCAACCAATCGAGACCTTAAGCACATGGTTAGCCAAAAGTCATTTCGTGGCGATTTGTATTACCGGCTTAATGTGATCCCTGTCCATATACCGCCGTTAAGAGACCGGTCAGAAGATGTCGTAGCTCTGTCCCGGTGCTTTTTAGAAGAGTTCAATAAAAAATATGGTTATGCGAAAGTTCTGCGTCAGCAAATACTGGATGTCTTTCTTGCATACAACTGGCCAGGAAATGTGCGGGAACTACGCAATGTTATTGAAAGGCTTGTTCTCACATCGCCTACCGACGATCTTGACTTTGAGGAGGAATTTGGCCTAAGTGCAAAAGATTCATCACCACTATCGCTGGATCGTAATGAGACCAAAATATCCTATAGCGGCAGCCTAAAAAGCGTTCTGCAAGCAGTCGAGGAAGAATATATCCATCAAGTTCTCGCAGAATGTAATGGAAAGATTGCGGAGGCCGCAAAAAAACTCGGCATCCACCGTACGGTTTTATACCGCAAAGTACAAGATAAATAG